The Pseudomonas putida nucleotide sequence CGCCTAATCGAGATCGAGCGCGACCACCTGGCCGACCTGCCGCGCGTCGTCGAGCAGCTGCAAAAGCTGCCGCAGCGCTTCATCCTGTTCTGCGACGACCTGTCGTTCGAAGCCGGGGAGGGCGACTACCGGGTGCTCAAGAGCGTGCTCGACGGCTCGCTGGAGCAGGCGCCGGACAACGTGCTGCTGTACGCGACGTCCAACCGCCGCCACCTGGTGCCGGAAAAACAGAGCGACAACGAAAACTGGAAAATGGTCGACGGCGAGCTGCACCCCAACGAGGCGGTGGAAGACAAGATCGCCCTGTCCGACCGTTTCGGCCTGTGGTTGTCGTTCTACCCGTTCAGCCAGGAACACTTCCTTGACGTGGTCGAACACTGGATTGGCCAGTTGGCCCAACCAGCAGGCCTGGCCTGGCAGCGTGACGAAGCCCTGGAAATTCTCGCCGTGCGCTGGGCCACCGGGCGCGGCAATCGTAATGGCCGTTGTGCCTATCAGTTCGCCCGCTACTGGGTCGGGCTGCAATTGCTGGAGCAAAAGTAAACATGATCGACCTCAATGCCAGTGGCACCGGCCTCGACGGCTACAATCTGCTGGCCGCGCAAGTGCAGGCACTGTTCGCCGACGAACGCGACTTCATCGCCAATGCCGCGCAGTTTTCGGCGTTTCTCTTCAACCAGGTGGACGACCTGAACTGGGCGGGGTTCTACCTCAACCGCAACGAAGAGTTGGTGCTCGGCCCGTTCCAGGGCCAGGTGGCCTGCGTGCGCATTCCGTTCAGCAAGGGCGTGTGTGGCGCGGCAGCGGCTACCCGGCAGACCCAGCGGGTCGAGGATGTGCATGCGTTTCCGGGGCATATCGCCTGTGACAGCGCGTCCAACAGCGAGTTGGTGATTCCGCTGGTGAAGGAAGGGCGGTTGATTGGTGTGCTCGACCTGGACAGCCCGAAGCTGGCGCGTTTCAGTGAGGCGGATCAGGTGGGGCTGGAAAGGTTGGTAGCGATCTTTCTGGAACTGACTGACTGCTGATCACTGTTGTCTGTATTGGCCCCTGTGGGAGCCGCGCTTGCCGGCGATGGGCCGCGAAGCGGCCCCACGATTTCCAGGTTGTTGCATAAATTGACGGGGCCGCTTCGCGGCCCATCGCCGGCAAGCGCGGCTCCCACAGGGCCGGTGCAGCCTTGAAGATCAGTCGTAGATCACCCGCTTTTTCCAGGTCTCGTCCTCATCGGTCTTGAGCCCCTCGGTCAATTCGTTCTGTTCATTCTCCGCCGGCTCCATCTTGTCCAGGACCTGGGCATTAGCCCGCGCCAGCAGTTTTTCCAGATAGGTCAGCTGCTCTTCATACACTTTCGGTTCCGGCTGCTTGCGCAAGTACTGCACGCCGCGCTCGAAGGCCAGCCGCGCCTGCCCTGGCTGTTCCTGTTGCAGCGCCTGCTGGCCGAGGTTGTTGAAGAACTCGATATGCAGCAGTACCAGGATGTGGCGGATCTCCTTGACCCATTGCTTGGCCTCAACGGTCTGCAGCACATTTTCCTGGCTGCCCTTGACGATCTGGTTGTGCAGCGCCTCCAGCAGGAAGCGCACATCCTTGGCCTTGACCTCGGTCTGGATCGGGCAGGGTGGGTTGTTTACCGGAATGCGCTCGCCCTGGGCGACCAGCCCTTCGAGTTCGGCGATGCGCGCCTTGAGTTGCGCGTTGTGCTTGTCCAGCGCCAGTTGCCGCTGGTTGAGGTTCAGCTCCAGGCGCGCCAGCAGCAGCTTGAGGGCCGGGGTCATGAACTGGCCCGGGAAGGTCTCGGTGATTTCGCCACAGCGGCGAACCCGGTCAGCGAGTTCGACTTTCAGTCGCGCGCGTTCGAGCTTGCTGTTTTCAACCACGTTGTTGAGGT carries:
- a CDS encoding GAF domain-containing protein, which codes for MIDLNASGTGLDGYNLLAAQVQALFADERDFIANAAQFSAFLFNQVDDLNWAGFYLNRNEELVLGPFQGQVACVRIPFSKGVCGAAAATRQTQRVEDVHAFPGHIACDSASNSELVIPLVKEGRLIGVLDLDSPKLARFSEADQVGLERLVAIFLELTDC
- a CDS encoding ATP-binding protein; amino-acid sequence: MDARLNAFLERAESVLARLEPLLPAPRPQIDWSTTLAARWQRDGRTGYLMPLDVSLDIRLTDLIGVDKQREQLGRNTHQFINGMPANHALLWGSRGTGKSSLVRALLAEHADAGLRLIEIERDHLADLPRVVEQLQKLPQRFILFCDDLSFEAGEGDYRVLKSVLDGSLEQAPDNVLLYATSNRRHLVPEKQSDNENWKMVDGELHPNEAVEDKIALSDRFGLWLSFYPFSQEHFLDVVEHWIGQLAQPAGLAWQRDEALEILAVRWATGRGNRNGRCAYQFARYWVGLQLLEQK